TCTGATCACTTTGCGTGCACAACCTTTAGATAAGATCGTCCTTGCTCTACCAACTGAGGTAGGAGACCAGATGAGAGATAAGCACTGTATCTTTATTGCAGGTGTCAAGTTTAAAATGCcatctgaatttttcaggcttttcaTTTCACCACCCATGCTTGTAAAGTAGGTGCTCACAACTGCGAGGGTCCTCCATTGTAAAAAAAGGCAGTGACTCTTTATATATACAGGAGTGGGCTGTCCAGGAGTTTGGGTGAAAATATGGGTAATGGATGGGGGTGTTCATTTCAGCAAGCTCACAGTTCCAAATGGAAGGACAACATGAAGGGTCAAACTTCCACCATTAAAAGATAACAGGGCTGacgcttcaaaaaacagccCTTTGTCTGAGCAAGTAGAGTAATTATGGGGTGTGTGTGGTTATATAGGGGAAAGAGGAGCTCTGAGATTGGTGGGAAAATGCCCGGCGGGGGTAccttaggaatttctgggtggggatgtgccgctaggactctggaatccttagcctataccagagctagtttcagctggattttgctaccctatactagagtaaattcctggtttccttagtctatataaaatcttcaaccaactggtcagtttcgtgaaaaatgatagcctattctagacccaaaagTTCtcatttatataccctatgctagagtaaactgcttgaaaaccatacccttcacagcagcacatacctatatggcccacatatggcagtacccccccccccccccccgggggaAAATGATGGTGTGAACGTATGAATGAATAATAGAAGTTGAATCACAAAGGGTTCATTGATTCCATCAGGGCTGAGTTGAAAGATAGATAACTCTTGTTTGAGGCTTTTAcagctttctgtgtttccttgGCGTAGGGAAAGACAGCAAATTGTCAAGTTGTGGGTAAAGCGATTTGAGCTTGAAAAGGCACTCAACTggttttcttccattttttctaGTGAAGATTTTTTGCAAAGTGTACAGGTTATACAGCTGATGACAACATTATTAGAGTATGTCAATCCATCACTAATGAGAAAGGAGAGGGTCTAAAATAGGCTTTGTCCATCCCGCTTCCcgctactttttttttttgcttcatcCCGCCATCCCGCCAAACGAAACGTTTCCATCCCGCTGCTTGTACTTGTCAAAAAAGTCTTAAAATGGATCGAAAACACTTTGTAATGCTATCGAACAAAAGGAAATATATCGGAAATAAGAACTTGAAACCCCAATGAAATGCGGAGGGTCAAAATAGAATGACAACTTGTAAAACGTCGGCCCGAGGGTTTTCTAGTTTATGCCTTTTTGTGTGAAGCAAGTGGTACATAATGCTTAAAAATCATCTATGTTCTTTGAGTTATCGAAACTCTATCCTTTacataatttgtaatttacaaATTTGAATTCAGAGTTCGTAAAAATTATGATAAGAAAAGAATATCGTCTTTTCActggcttaaaaaaaaaacaaagacaacatAAGCATATGAATCAAGAACTTACGGAACGGTCTCACAGATCCTCCTCAAGGTCTTATAATTCCTGTTTAAAACTGCCCGGAATTTTTCCTTCCTGATGAAGTTTGTGCCACTGGTACCCTTTTCGTAAAACATGACAACGCATTTTATTACACCTGAGGCTGAGGCAGACGAGGGTTCCAAAGTATCAAGATTTTCTGCCGATAGCATCGCCAGCTCGCATTCCACACCATTCAAGTCATTCAAGGGAACGGTGGCCGAAGTTGTATGACCTTTGACACACACGCGCGCCAAGCCAAACGTTCCTTTTTTGGTGTTATGGTAACTGGACCTAGCGCCAGGGGGAGGAGGGGAGGGGGTCTAGGACAAGGACGCATTGATGTCACCGGTAAACCGGAAATACAAAAGTTATCATTCCTTTCATATAAATGATCATTATTCGGTGTTTTTTCGGTcatcaaatgatttttgtgATCGACTATCCCGCCATCGATTTCAAAACAACCCGCATCCTGACCGTGAAAAACTGCGTATACCGGTCCGAGAGGATAATTTCATCCCACATCCCGCTTCTAATTTCCTTTCAACCCCGCATACCGCCTCGATTTTACGCAAACGATGGTGAACTTCTCCTTTGTATTCTGATAGCATCAAAATTCTTGTAGGTGTAAAATGTTTCGTGTCCTTGTATTAGATGTGGGTGTCCAGTCTATTTTCGGCCATTTGCTTGTCATTCTATTGTTTGTACTACATGTATGGTAAGTTAAGCCGTGACTTCAGAGAAGAGAAAATCTATAAAAAATGTTACTTGGACGATTgaaatttggtgttttttcaacaaaaatggTGCATGTTACAAGAAATATCCTTTTCATAAGATATTTCTGTGCTTCAGCCACGGTAAGCGAAATGTAAAGGTTAGGCGCGCACGTTGAACATTATGTTAAACATAAAATTATTCAAGACCCAGTTTATTTTTCATACTCCTGCAATCAAAACCATGTTTCCTTTTCTCTGATTTcactttattattttacaagAATACTGTTGATGAGGAGGAAGTGGAGAAACTCAGTCGTCCAACAAGTGATTGGTGGGATCCTAATGGTGAGTTTACTGCTCTCCATTCTATGAATAAACTTAGAGTTTGCTTTGTGAAAAGAGCTCTTAAACATCTTCAGTCTCCCAATGTCACTCTTTCAAAACCTCTCAATGGGTTCAGAATATTGGATGTTGGATGCGGTGGTGGAATACTTTCAGAGGTGAGTTAAGTGGATCTGCTCTTCTGGACTATTCTGGATATTGGTAAGATCTTAAAAGAAGCTTGGTaagatcttgtaagatcttgCAAGATTTTAAAAGAATCTTAGTAAGATCctgtaagatcttacaagaatCTTGGTAAGATCATGTAAGATCTTACAAAAACTTTAGTaagatcttgtaagatctCACAATAAACTTGGTAAGATCTTGTTAAGATTTAtgtaagatcttacaagaaaTAATCTTAGTAAGATCTTGTAAGATGTTGTAAGAATCTTGTAAGAAAATTGTAAGAAACTTATAAGAATCTTATAAGAATCTTAATTAAGAAGTAAGATCTAATGAAGAATCTTATTAAGCATCTTACTTAGATCTTAATAAGATTTCCACCTGGGTCCTTCCAACGATCTTTTAGTTGACTGAATTTAAGTTCACCTCAACCTGACAAGAAGGGGTTTTAGTTGGTGTTCTGTTTAGCCTGGCTGGCTTAGCTAGAGGGGCTTTTTAGAGAATGAGATCACAAGAAAAACATGGGGGAAAGCTGTCTTCTGGGTGATGGAACCTTTATACAAAAAGTAAAGGGTAAATGAAGTCCTGCATACGActgttggaaataaatattttgtagACAAGGCAGGAATCTATGCAAAATTCTTCTTTAGTAAATTTATCATTCAGATGAATGACCTTGTTTTCAACTTAAAAGCATCAATAAAGGGGATTAAGGGGATTAAGATTGAAGCTACCTGAAATATTCAGAGGAAAATTTGtaaaagaacaataacaatagagagctttagattctaggacgaggacgagaacgagtacaaGATTTGACTTCCccttttttagcaaaaatacttgaaaaatttataacacagacgattaatcttactttttgttacGTAGCAGTGTAGATTGCTCAGTTATCcttgttgctggtaactgagccctttTGCAGATCGAAAAATGGTAAAACTACTACcatgttcttgacttgttttgactcaacaacatttttgcaaaacctggtactaaaatgacgacggtatcacatTTTTTCCCACCAAAATGACGTTGGTTTGTGCACACTCaatgttgttctatgagaaaatcttgtACTCGtggtcgttctcgtcctagaatctaaagctctctaatgttACTGCTTATTTTACAACGGCTATTTAAACATGTGGAATTTCTCTTTAAGTTAGTTTGGTACACTAAGCCAACCATAAGAACCTGACcctaaatattttttgtagcttcagGGGCAATGTATTTACattcccttttttcttcttgctttTTCCTCCCATGCCaaccccccccctccccctgcccccctccccctcaGTCATGCATTCTACACAGGCTAATGAAACTTGCATTAAACAAAAGATGGCAAAGTTCTCTGTTTGATTTCCTAGCCACTTGCAAGGCTTGGTGCTGAGGTGACAGGTGTTGATGCCTCTGTTCGTAATATACACGCTGCCTTAAAACATGCATCCCATGATCCATTAGTGGCAGGAAGAGTAACATACAAATGTGTCACAGTAGAGGAGCTTGCTGAAAAGGAACCTGAAGCTTATGACTGTGTAATTGCTTCAGAAGTCATTGAACATGTAACAAATAAGGATACTTTCATTTCTGCCAGCTTACAGTTGACGAAGGTTAGTTCAACAAGACCCTCCCTAAATAATTTCCTCTCTTGTTGTCGTTATCATTGTTCATTGAtttttgattattattgttcattgATCATTATGAGAAAAACCATTCAAACTGTAGTTGTTGATTTATTGGCAATAAAAGTAATTATTGTGGCAGTGAATAAATTTTAGGTCCCAATTAAGACTGTAAACACTGTTAGTCTTTTTTGCCTAAATTGTTTGCTTACATCAGCAATCTGCTCGTTGCTTAGGTCAGCAGTCTGCATGTTCCTGTTTTAAAGTTCAAGATGGTACTAAATTACTATTACGTTGATTTGATTGGAACCctcaaaatattttgctttcgGAACAACAAAGGAAGTATTTGCTATGGTGGGGTATTTCtcaaaatgaagattttgTGAGTATCTTTACCTTGTTCCAAGCATAACAAGAAAAAGCCCCTTTTGATGTATGATTGTGCACCTATTTACCTTCCACCAACCCCTcacgccccccccccccccccctaagTAATGGAAAAGAAACACTAGCACCTTTGAATGTTTTACTACAACATTTTTCCCCATCATTCTCACAGCCAGGAGGTTCCTTGGTGCTTACCACAATCAATCGAACAGCTTTATCATATGCTGCAGCCATTGTTGGTGCAGAATACATTCTTAGACTTGTAAAGCCTGGGACTCATGACTGGAACAAGTTTGTTACAGTTGAGGAACTCTCAGACCTCATGTCTGAAAGTAAGTTATGATGATATTACTTTTGCACAGCCATTGAAATTGTCAAATTATCCTTTTTTTGACTCTGGCtatgttaaaaagaaaaggccatttccgagttcacttcagcctccatttcaaagcgaggctaagtgcgacgtctttgttatgaaaatcagttttcattcatattgaaatatGAAATATGAATTATTGGAACTACTTAATATCATAACAAAACTTCgtacttagactcgctttgaaagagagactaagGCAAACtcagaaatggcctatttttatttgtgcagattcatttttcaaatcttaTAGTGGCCCAAAAGGGTCACTACATAAAAAAGGTCAACTGCATATTAAAAACACTGGAGCCTATCCCAATAAAAGATGTGATTATTAAACACTGTGCCCTACATAAATGAAAACTGCTGCTGCAAAAAAAGTaactgcaaataaaaaaatctaaCCTAATAAACTTTTTTGACAGTTTCTCTATTAACTATTGTCAAACCATTCCCTTAAACCCCAATGCTTTATAGATGAAATCAGAGTTaatattgatttaattttgtcCTATGGCCATATTCTTGTCAAATTTAGACACTTTAATGATGAGTCTTTGCAGTATAGAGCGGGTTCACTCACATGACCatgtttttcaatcaaaacgaaagaaaaggtTTGCATAAGAATGAAGTTCAATTCCCTAAAGATTAGTCGAGGACACAACATGGCCGCTATTCCTTTGTCTaagtacaccaacatggccaatgtgacgtcacatgcaGACACTCTATAGAAGAATATTGTTACCTCAACTTATTCTATGGCAAGCTCCGTGAGCGGGCAGTATGcagcgaattctgtgttctgattggctacccgagcgggcaagatggagcaatactgcccgcccgggactccccgtttcgttcccgcaaataaaatttcgccaaagttcaagcgagtgctcgaaagttttctctcgtTGAAATTACTTTCggctaaggtaaaaagattttttgtgatttctctgtctttatggaaccagaaaaagcgtccacgagaatgaaaacaaagaaaacaaatatgttgagaagttttaaaaatacgttttgcagcaaaaaccggcaaatttaacacaaaagtttgttttgaatttgaaaatttgaatttgaaatgtaaccaatcaaatgattctattttctgcatttatccaatcaggatataggggcacgcgctatcactttagcatttaactgggttccttttcagtgctcgaaaataaacaagtacgaagatcatttttttttcagtgctctttatgccataataaatcttttattcaccaagctagttcggtcaagatggctggatattggccgagttctctttttgcgtttttatggaccaagacgaagtcgaggtccataaaaaacgtaaaaagagaacgaggccaatatccagccatcttgaccgaactagcttggtcaataatatatacatattgtAATGGCCTTACTCCTGTGAGTGTGCTGTGGTTAAATGATAGAGTGTATGAGCTAGTAATAAGCAGGTTTATGTTAAGTCTCCCAATTTTGCCCAAGTAACCATTGATTACACTCATCTCTGCAATGtagatttttaattttttaatgtttagaCGGTTCAGAAGTTGTTGAAGTGAAAGGGATGTCTTACTTGCCAGTTTTCAACAAGTGGTGCTGGATTGCAGACACAAGTGTGAACTATGCCCTAAGAGCGATAAAACCTGAAAGGacaataatttcaaatgcaaCACCAGAGATGCAAACAAGAGAAACTGACACAGGATAGATAAATATTAATACATTTACTGTAAGACAGtactgtttgaaaaaaaataaacagttatttttggtttttgtatttttcatgGTTTAAACCCCTGGTTATGTCCAGGACtgcacacaacaacaaaaatggcaatattTTGCCAATAACTTGGCAAATATGGGGCAAGCATTTCTTGAAATATCTCAAGTACCCAGCTAAGATTAAAGCCATACAATAATAACTACTTAAtaaccgagagtgaggtcgttacgggaaaatctcaaactgaGGCCTTGCCGTATTGACTGAGTGATAGCGAGGTCAATACGGTAGGCCGaggtttgagattttcccgtAATGACCAAACGGTCAAGGttattaagttgtttattatatggcaccaacaacaaaaataaggCCAACAAGCCAAAGCTTGTCTTGCAAGCCTGTTATTGGCCTATGGGCATTACAGAAGAATAATGTCCTACAATTCAGtcacaattagccaatcacagcgcGCATTGTATCGGCTACAAACAcaagccatataataataatcacttatTGCAGAGATGGGCCACATCCCATTCAGCCTGACCCCCACAAAGTGTACATACAACAGATGCATCCCCAATGGGTCACCCATCCCTGTGTTATAGCCACTGTAGATGAACAGACaagaattaacaataattattattattctttcatTTGGCCAACCTGTctcaacaataatattgtcatTTAACAAGTTCCATTCTTAATACAGAGATAACTGCTCATTTGTATTGTACTGGTTAGCGAGTGAACCATTCCATCATTTTAACATGTGCATGATACTTGCAGCATTAAGGTGGGTAAGTTGGCACAAAAGATAGACTGCTAGCAGTCCCTTTCTTGACAGTCGCGAAGGCACACAAAATAACCGAGCAAAAGTGGAAAACTGGAGCGAACGAGTGGAGGGGGCATGGGGAGAGGCCTCTCCAAGGTCTCTTCTCCTGTTTTTCTCCTTGCTCCAGTCTCGACACGCTGTACACTCTCGGCTCGCACACCCTCGCGACTCTCTTGAAAGGGACTGCTAGCAGCCTacacaaaaaaatgtctttaCCACTCTCTTACACAAGGTTACCCTAAAAAATGAGGGCCAAAATATCTATAACTTGCATAATAACAAAAACGTTCtccaaaaacataaaataacaAACTGTTTATTGACAAAGgttgagtttttgttttcccaaaacTGATAACTTCCCATAACAAATTTACATGTTTGATCAGTCCAAATCACAAACACGTCCAAGGCACTGTATAATAAAATTTGTTCCCCCAAACAAGATAAGGTTGAGAAATGAATGTTTGGTGTTgcattgtaaataatttaataatattttaagaggaaaaaaaaaaccagttAGGCTTTCAACTAGTTGAACTGGATATTAAGGATTGGAAAGGGATGTGTTCCTCCCTTTACTTTCCTCTCCAACCCATACTCAATTTTTTAATAAACTAACCTCCTTTTTTCAATATTGTCATACTTAAAAAGGGTATAGAGACGTGATCAAAATcaaccaaaaataatttgcgCATGAAGCTTTACtcaaatttatattttttacaaaCTACAGTATCAATAAAAATATGCCTATTAGTTGGATTCCACTTTTGATTTTGAAACAGAGAAGACTCTTCATCACTTCCCAAATCTTTGTTGACACTTGCCAAATCTTTGTAGAGAGTAGATAAAAGTGCTGTAGTGGATGTCCACATGTGTTCTCAATGGTCTGTTAAGACGGAATGCAAGATATTTCAAGAATTAGTAGTCTGGCCACTGTAGTTACATAAAGGAGGACTTCcattctttcaattttgtaaTATTGATCCTTGGGAAATTCTGACATGATTTTACAGACTGAGCACTCAATTTGCAccaggttaaaaaaaaaacttacacAAACTCTGTTAGTCTACTCTGCCATGGTAGAAATCCCATGATCATCTGAACATCACCAAACTTGATTGCAAGGTCTGGATCAGGTATTCCACGGGTTGCTGAAtaaccaataaaataaattttaattcaatttaaagACGTAAAGAGTGAAATGTCACTCAATAAAAGATTAACATGGAAAGGAAGAGATTCATGGTATGCATAAATTCAGGATTACCAAGACCTAATTTGACATCCTTGATATAAGAGTGACTTTGGTTGAGGTAAATTTGAATCGTCAATGACCTTtccatttcagttttaaccATGATCATAGCAGTAATTGGCTTAAAATCACTAAAAAGTGAATTCAAAGGagggagaaaaagaaatggacaccCTGTTTCATGGCCAGCAGAAAAGTCATTATCTTTACCTTTAAGaaagttgttaaaaaattCTGGTTCCATTTCTTTGATtgctcttctttttgtttggatTCCTATGCAAAATTCTCTGCAAGCCTCTACAATGTCTCCTTTACCATCAAGCTCTGATAGCAGGGTAACACATGTTTGAGTTGGCCCTGGTAGACAAATAAGAACAACAAAGAACATAATATCGTACAATCTTTGCTACTTGCTGGCCAAAGCCACAGGAGGCAAAACAAGATGGGTACTGCAGCTGCACAGAGAGGTGAAGGGTAAAGAAGAGCAAGATTTTATCTTACAGGTTTTGTCTGGATTTCTGATATAACCATGAACAAGCATGCTCCTGATTGAGCCAGTGAAGATGGTGATATACTCACACATAACTTAATCCCTGAAACAGTCCTTTAACAATCCCTTAACAGtccaataataaaaataaatactaaCTGAGTTTGAGAGCTGTACTGTAAATCATGGA
This sequence is a window from Acropora palmata chromosome 6, jaAcrPala1.3, whole genome shotgun sequence. Protein-coding genes within it:
- the LOC141884348 gene encoding ubiquinone biosynthesis O-methyltransferase-like, producing the protein MLLGRLKFGVFSTKMVHVTRNILFIRYFCASATNTVDEEEVEKLSRPTSDWWDPNGEFTALHSMNKLRVCFVKRALKHLQSPNVTLSKPLNGFRILDVGCGGGILSEPLARLGAEVTGVDASVRNIHAALKHASHDPLVAGRVTYKCVTVEELAEKEPEAYDCVIASEVIEHVTNKDTFISASLQLTKPGGSLVLTTINRTALSYAAAIVGAEYILRLVKPGTHDWNKFVTVEELSDLMSENGSEVVEVKGMSYLPVFNKWCWIADTSVNYALRAIKPERTIISNATPEMQTRETDTG